Proteins co-encoded in one Listeria ivanovii subsp. ivanovii genomic window:
- a CDS encoding DEAD/DEAH box helicase has product MNNLNLSEEIKRAINELGYKEATPVQKEVIPVALTGKDIVAKSQTGSGKTAAFAIPIAEQVIWEENKPQALIIVPTRELAMQVKTECTNIGRFKRIKAAAIYGQSPFAKQKLELSQKNHIVVGTPGRLLDHIEKGTLNVDKVAYLVLDEVDEMLSMGFIDQVEDILQFLPKKRQNLFFSATMPEEMQDLIKRYQDDPIVIEMAAEKTNPITHIEMQTENKEKTLQDVLITENPDSAIIFCNTKNQVDELSDLLQVNTAKIHGGLRQEERFRAMDDFKSGKSRFLIATDVAGRGIDVENVTLVINYDLPIEKENYVHRIGRTGRAGNSGKAISFVKTNENPLLRDMEDMLKITIEKKRKPTIIEVKASEEAFRKKQQKRPTIKKARGEKLNKNIMKLYFNGGKKKKIRAVDFVGTISKLEGITSEDIGIITIEDHVSFVEILNGKGPAVLEMMRSRKVKGRQLKVNEARKR; this is encoded by the coding sequence ATGAATAATTTAAATTTAAGTGAAGAAATTAAACGAGCAATTAATGAACTAGGATATAAAGAAGCGACACCTGTTCAAAAGGAAGTTATCCCTGTTGCATTAACAGGAAAAGACATTGTGGCAAAATCACAAACAGGAAGTGGTAAAACAGCCGCATTTGCGATTCCAATTGCTGAACAAGTCATTTGGGAAGAAAACAAACCTCAAGCATTAATTATCGTTCCAACTAGAGAGCTAGCTATGCAGGTTAAAACGGAATGCACTAATATAGGTAGATTTAAACGCATTAAAGCTGCAGCAATTTATGGGCAATCTCCCTTTGCTAAACAAAAATTAGAATTAAGCCAAAAAAATCATATCGTCGTTGGAACCCCGGGGCGTTTGTTAGACCATATTGAAAAAGGCACACTTAACGTGGATAAAGTTGCTTACTTAGTTTTAGATGAAGTAGACGAAATGTTAAGTATGGGATTCATTGATCAAGTAGAAGATATTTTGCAGTTTTTACCTAAAAAGCGCCAAAATCTATTCTTTTCGGCAACAATGCCAGAGGAAATGCAAGATTTAATCAAACGATATCAAGACGATCCCATTGTTATTGAAATGGCAGCAGAAAAAACAAACCCAATCACACATATCGAAATGCAAACAGAGAATAAAGAAAAGACGCTCCAAGATGTTTTAATCACAGAAAATCCAGATAGTGCGATTATTTTTTGTAACACTAAAAATCAAGTAGATGAACTAAGTGACTTACTACAAGTAAATACAGCTAAAATCCATGGAGGTTTACGACAAGAAGAGCGTTTCCGTGCGATGGATGATTTTAAAAGTGGCAAATCGCGCTTTTTAATTGCAACAGATGTAGCTGGTCGTGGGATTGATGTGGAAAATGTCACGCTAGTAATTAATTATGACTTACCAATCGAAAAAGAAAACTATGTGCACCGAATCGGTCGTACTGGTCGCGCGGGAAACAGTGGAAAAGCAATCAGTTTTGTCAAAACAAACGAAAATCCCTTACTTAGAGATATGGAAGATATGCTAAAAATCACGATTGAAAAGAAACGTAAACCAACCATTATCGAAGTAAAGGCAAGCGAAGAAGCTTTCCGCAAGAAACAACAAAAACGTCCAACCATCAAAAAAGCTCGTGGCGAAAAGCTGAATAAAAATATTATGAAACTGTACTTTAATGGCGGGAAAAAGAAAAAAATTCGAGCTGTGGATTTTGTAGGAACCATTTCAAAATTAGAAGGAATTACATCAGAAGATATCGGTATTATTACTATAGAAGATCATGTGTCATTTGTAGAAATTCTTAATGGTAAAGGACCAGCTGTGCTTGAAATGATGCGTTCGCGTAAAGTAAAAGGTAGACAGCTAAAAGTGAACGAAGCAAGAAAGCGATAA
- a CDS encoding DUF3116 family protein, with protein sequence MERPSNSLILMVLNVVKNPTYNIKSLTINFLENDVVGDSTRNQLLYCTYWLEFHGFIQRDESNIKQKYYSITKQGDFLLQKIKNELS encoded by the coding sequence ATGGAAAGACCTAGTAATAGTCTTATTCTAATGGTACTAAATGTCGTTAAAAATCCAACGTATAACATAAAATCATTAACGATTAATTTTTTGGAAAATGATGTTGTTGGAGATTCTACTAGAAATCAGCTTTTATACTGCACTTATTGGCTAGAATTCCATGGTTTTATTCAACGTGATGAAAGTAATATTAAACAGAAATATTATAGCATCACCAAACAAGGAGATTTTTTACTGCAGAAAATTAAAAATGAACTTTCATAG
- a CDS encoding NUDIX hydrolase, with protein MYQYTLCFIERADEILLLNRQTSPWMGSWNGVGGKIEQGESLLHSIKREIAEETGIPATDYQIRDIGVMKWFVGGENLGGMHLFIAKLPDNYQCSTPIATEEGILDFKKKTWILNPENTGIVNNLPYILQHIPHKSNRIEISTDYHENILLDISHQLL; from the coding sequence ATGTATCAATATACACTTTGCTTTATCGAGCGTGCAGATGAAATTTTATTATTAAATAGACAAACAAGTCCGTGGATGGGAAGTTGGAATGGAGTAGGTGGGAAAATTGAGCAAGGGGAATCGCTTCTTCATTCGATTAAACGTGAAATTGCCGAAGAAACAGGCATTCCCGCAACGGATTATCAGATTCGTGATATTGGCGTAATGAAATGGTTTGTCGGTGGAGAAAATCTTGGCGGCATGCATTTATTTATCGCAAAACTTCCTGATAATTATCAGTGCTCAACTCCCATAGCTACAGAGGAAGGCATACTTGATTTTAAGAAAAAAACTTGGATTTTAAATCCTGAAAATACCGGCATTGTCAATAATCTCCCGTACATACTCCAACATATTCCCCATAAATCAAACAGAATAGAAATTTCGACCGACTATCATGAAAATATATTATTAGATATAAGTCATCAACTTTTATAA
- a CDS encoding GRP family sugar transporter gives MDILIALIPAIAWGSIGLIAGKLGGNFRQQTLGMTMGAFIIGLLSLFIFTPYLSTATWIIGLISGLFWVLGQSMYFQSFYKIGVSKTVPMSTGLQLIVNTMVAVLIFQEWQTNRDYLLGSTAIILLILGAIFTAYEEKQIMKKENSKGYLKFLPLLISTVGFVLYTIIVRYGQVMYDVESTAVILPQAVGMLIGALCICKKKDIIERKTRLNILTGLTWAIGNLFMFIAMEKVGLATSFSLSQAGIVISTLGGIFILKEANTKRELFLTVIGCFLIIIGGTLLGMVK, from the coding sequence ATGGATATATTAATTGCTTTAATACCTGCAATTGCTTGGGGAAGTATCGGATTAATTGCTGGAAAACTTGGTGGGAATTTTCGTCAACAAACACTAGGAATGACAATGGGTGCATTCATTATAGGGCTACTTTCCCTTTTTATTTTCACACCGTATTTAAGTACAGCAACATGGATTATTGGTTTGATTTCAGGACTATTTTGGGTTTTGGGGCAAAGCATGTATTTTCAATCCTTTTATAAAATAGGTGTTTCAAAAACAGTACCAATGTCAACTGGTCTGCAATTGATAGTTAATACAATGGTTGCTGTATTGATTTTTCAAGAATGGCAAACAAATCGGGATTATCTTCTTGGCAGTACTGCTATTATCCTACTTATTCTTGGGGCGATATTCACCGCGTATGAAGAAAAACAGATAATGAAAAAAGAAAATTCCAAAGGCTACCTAAAGTTTCTTCCATTACTGATATCTACTGTAGGATTTGTGTTATATACAATTATAGTAAGGTATGGACAAGTGATGTACGATGTTGAATCTACCGCAGTGATACTTCCGCAAGCTGTGGGAATGTTAATAGGAGCTCTCTGTATTTGCAAGAAGAAAGATATAATTGAACGAAAAACAAGGTTAAATATCCTTACTGGTCTTACATGGGCGATTGGTAACTTATTTATGTTTATTGCAATGGAAAAAGTTGGACTCGCAACAAGCTTTTCTCTTTCTCAGGCAGGTATTGTTATTTCAACCCTAGGCGGAATATTTATTTTAAAAGAAGCCAATACAAAACGAGAATTGTTCCTAACAGTGATAGGGTGCTTCCTAATTATAATTGGTGGAACTCTTCTAGGGATGGTCAAGTAG
- a CDS encoding SDR family oxidoreductase — protein sequence MSNIKGKVIVITGASSGIGRATALLLSKKGAKIVLGARREDRLKTIVKTIVDNGGEAIYAVTDVTKKEEVDELVRVSLATFGQVDVMFNNAGIMPLSHVESFKTDEWDKMVDVNIKGVLHGLAAVMPIMLEAGDGQIITTGSVASYNAEPTGVIYAGTKFAIRAIHEGLRRELDGRIKLTLLAPGVTDTELGEDITEEDIINGLKEIRKLAISPESIAEAVLFAINQPSNIDTSTIVVRQRGGNA from the coding sequence ATGTCTAATATCAAAGGAAAAGTTATTGTAATTACAGGAGCAAGTAGTGGTATTGGTCGAGCAACTGCTCTATTGCTATCGAAAAAAGGAGCGAAAATTGTCTTGGGAGCCCGTCGTGAAGATCGCTTAAAAACAATTGTTAAGACAATTGTTGATAACGGAGGTGAAGCAATTTATGCCGTGACAGATGTCACAAAGAAAGAAGAAGTCGATGAATTAGTTCGAGTATCATTAGCTACATTTGGTCAAGTTGATGTTATGTTTAACAACGCAGGAATTATGCCATTATCTCATGTAGAATCTTTTAAAACTGATGAATGGGATAAGATGGTGGACGTGAATATCAAAGGTGTTTTACATGGGTTAGCAGCCGTTATGCCAATTATGCTTGAAGCAGGCGATGGTCAGATTATCACAACAGGTTCAGTCGCTAGTTATAATGCAGAACCCACAGGGGTTATTTATGCAGGAACAAAATTTGCTATTCGTGCAATTCATGAAGGCCTTAGAAGGGAACTTGATGGACGTATCAAACTTACCCTACTGGCTCCTGGGGTGACAGATACTGAATTAGGAGAAGATATTACAGAAGAAGACATTATAAACGGACTTAAAGAAATTAGAAAGTTAGCTATTTCACCTGAAAGTATTGCAGAAGCAGTTTTATTTGCCATTAATCAGCCAAGCAATATTGATACATCAACTATTGTTGTACGGCAACGAGGAGGGAACGCATAA
- a CDS encoding MerR family transcriptional regulator encodes MTYTIKEVATIMNISAHTLRFYDDHGLFPFVHRDKNNVRQFSEKDLEWVYVVQCLRTTGLPIEQVKHYINMCVEGDATTEERYNLMLQQREVMRAELQKIEKQLKMLDYKTQYYHNILFNEKKDLHNPFIFDSPIQEL; translated from the coding sequence ATGACTTATACAATTAAAGAAGTAGCCACAATAATGAATATCTCTGCACATACATTACGGTTTTATGATGATCATGGATTATTTCCTTTTGTACATCGGGATAAAAATAATGTACGTCAATTTTCTGAAAAAGACTTAGAGTGGGTATATGTTGTTCAATGTCTGCGAACAACTGGGCTTCCCATTGAGCAAGTGAAGCATTATATAAATATGTGTGTTGAAGGTGACGCAACAACAGAAGAGCGTTACAACCTAATGTTACAACAACGCGAGGTCATGCGAGCTGAATTACAAAAAATTGAAAAACAATTGAAAATGCTTGATTATAAAACGCAATACTATCATAATATTTTATTTAATGAGAAAAAAGATTTGCATAATCCTTTTATTTTTGATAGTCCGATACAAGAACTGTAA
- a CDS encoding MFS transporter — protein MKEKLFNKGFILITLINFVVYLVYYLLMVIIAVIAQEELNASLGEAGFASGIYIIGTLLARLYMGKKLELLGRQRVLRYGILFFLLTTVAYLYMPTIGIMFFIRFLNGFAYGTTSTATNAIVTAYIPPSRNGEGINYYGLSTSLAAAIGPFIGMILLSHTNFYTIIIFSSVIVFLTAILCFYLPVKNIVLTPEHKKALQTWTVKSFIEYKVIPITFIAFLMGISYSSVLTFLASYAREINLVSAGTFFFVVYALVITFTRPMSGKIFDVKGEKYVMYPSYIFLAVGLVVLSTATSSLVLLISGGLIGLGYGTFMSNGQAVCLKVCEPHRIGIGLSTYFIGLDLGLGIGPYIMGEIHHVLSFQGIYIIAGLIAFSCIFIYMFLSRKKSVHNTVEQIQGSEEI, from the coding sequence ATGAAAGAAAAATTATTTAATAAGGGGTTTATCTTGATTACATTGATTAACTTTGTTGTTTATCTGGTTTATTATTTGCTGATGGTTATTATCGCCGTAATCGCCCAAGAGGAATTGAATGCGTCACTTGGTGAGGCTGGTTTTGCTTCCGGTATTTATATTATCGGGACTTTACTTGCCAGATTATATATGGGTAAAAAGTTAGAATTACTAGGACGTCAGCGAGTTTTAAGATATGGCATTTTATTTTTCTTACTAACTACGGTAGCTTACTTATATATGCCGACCATTGGGATAATGTTCTTTATTCGCTTCTTAAATGGTTTTGCGTATGGAACAACATCTACGGCCACCAACGCGATTGTAACAGCCTACATTCCTCCATCTAGAAATGGAGAAGGAATTAATTATTACGGTCTTAGCACGAGTCTCGCAGCTGCTATTGGTCCTTTTATTGGGATGATTTTATTAAGTCATACAAATTTTTATACGATTATTATTTTCTCTTCTGTCATTGTTTTCCTAACAGCCATTCTTTGTTTCTATCTTCCAGTTAAAAATATTGTTTTAACACCCGAACACAAAAAAGCTTTACAAACTTGGACTGTGAAAAGTTTTATCGAATACAAAGTTATTCCAATTACGTTTATTGCCTTTTTAATGGGGATTTCTTATTCCAGTGTACTCACATTCCTCGCTTCTTATGCAAGAGAAATTAATTTAGTAAGTGCTGGAACTTTTTTCTTTGTTGTTTATGCGTTGGTTATTACCTTTACAAGACCGATGTCCGGGAAAATCTTTGATGTGAAGGGCGAAAAATATGTTATGTACCCTAGTTATATCTTTTTGGCAGTAGGTTTAGTAGTTTTAAGCACTGCGACTTCTAGTTTAGTTTTACTTATTTCAGGTGGACTGATTGGCTTGGGTTACGGCACCTTTATGTCAAATGGCCAAGCAGTTTGTTTAAAAGTTTGTGAGCCACATCGAATTGGGATTGGGTTATCTACTTATTTTATTGGGCTTGATTTAGGCTTAGGAATTGGTCCTTATATTATGGGCGAAATCCATCATGTATTGTCGTTCCAAGGCATTTATATTATTGCAGGTTTGATTGCCTTTTCCTGTATTTTCATTTATATGTTTTTATCTAGAAAAAAATCGGTTCATAACACAGTAGAACAAATACAAGGGAGCGAAGAAATATGA
- a CDS encoding Crp/Fnr family transcriptional regulator yields MDYDILDNYVSSNDFQIITRKKRKYLTYEGLEDSYVYILKKGIIKTSIISRDGREFNLGYINKMDIVSLLKDEYSQFANAPFNIRVESDSAELYQIDRVRFWKDVNQDQDLQFYVKDYYRTRLLQSIKKMQQMLMNGKLGAICTQLYELYTLFGVEIEDNQYLIDFLVSNEEIGHFCGINSASSVNRIFQQLKTEGVITMRNRYIIIKKLDVIQENVIF; encoded by the coding sequence ATGGATTATGACATACTTGATAACTACGTAAGTTCCAATGATTTCCAAATAATCACTAGAAAAAAACGGAAATATTTAACTTATGAAGGACTGGAAGATTCTTATGTCTATATATTAAAAAAGGGAATTATTAAAACAAGTATTATTTCTAGAGATGGCCGAGAATTTAATCTAGGCTATATCAATAAAATGGATATTGTGTCTCTTTTAAAAGATGAGTACTCTCAGTTTGCCAATGCACCATTTAACATTCGCGTGGAATCAGACAGTGCTGAGCTTTATCAAATTGACCGAGTTCGATTTTGGAAAGACGTCAATCAGGATCAGGATTTACAATTTTATGTAAAAGATTATTATCGAACGCGATTGCTCCAATCTATCAAAAAAATGCAACAAATGCTGATGAATGGGAAATTGGGTGCAATCTGTACGCAATTATATGAGCTTTATACTTTATTCGGAGTGGAAATAGAAGACAACCAATATTTAATCGACTTTTTAGTGAGTAATGAAGAAATTGGTCATTTTTGTGGGATAAATTCTGCGAGTAGCGTCAATCGTATTTTTCAACAATTAAAAACAGAAGGGGTAATTACGATGCGTAATCGCTATATCATTATAAAAAAATTAGATGTTATCCAAGAAAACGTTATTTTTTAA
- a CDS encoding YitT family protein yields the protein MKKKTGWNIAKIIVGALIFSLAVNVFAIPNNLGEGGVTGLTMMLYYLLGWTPAITTLIFNGILLIIGYKFLDRMTIVWTIVAISFTSLFLHFSEPLAFLANQTIVAAIFAGLMMGIGMGLIMNGGGTTAGSAILAKIANKYLGWNTSYALLFFDLIVVIPSVFVIGFENMLFTVVSLYISTKVLDFILEGYNPKKSVTIISDYYEEIATEIDANLERGITLFNGQGFYMRQDKKILYIVISRDQLLPLTKIVNKYDEKAFFIINDVQSVVGEGFTKQITSE from the coding sequence ATGAAAAAGAAAACTGGTTGGAACATTGCAAAAATTATTGTAGGAGCGTTGATTTTTTCACTCGCAGTCAATGTTTTTGCTATCCCAAATAATCTTGGTGAAGGTGGCGTTACTGGGTTAACGATGATGCTTTATTACTTACTCGGCTGGACTCCAGCGATTACGACGCTCATTTTCAACGGTATTTTACTTATTATAGGCTATAAATTTCTAGATCGAATGACTATTGTGTGGACGATTGTCGCTATTAGTTTCACTTCCCTATTCTTACATTTTTCTGAGCCACTTGCTTTTTTGGCGAACCAAACCATTGTAGCTGCGATTTTTGCCGGGTTAATGATGGGAATTGGTATGGGACTAATTATGAATGGTGGCGGAACAACTGCTGGTAGTGCCATTCTAGCAAAAATTGCTAATAAATATCTTGGATGGAATACTAGCTATGCGTTATTATTCTTTGATTTAATTGTTGTTATCCCATCTGTTTTTGTTATTGGTTTCGAAAATATGTTGTTTACTGTCGTTTCGCTTTATATTTCGACCAAAGTACTGGATTTCATTCTTGAAGGTTATAATCCTAAAAAATCTGTTACAATTATTTCTGACTACTATGAGGAAATTGCTACAGAAATTGATGCCAATTTGGAACGCGGAATTACGCTATTTAACGGGCAAGGATTCTACATGCGCCAAGATAAAAAAATTCTTTATATTGTAATTAGTCGTGATCAGCTTCTACCACTTACCAAAATTGTGAATAAATATGATGAAAAAGCATTCTTTATTATTAATGATGTTCAAAGTGTGGTTGGTGAAGGTTTTACAAAACAAATAACAAGCGAATAA
- the treR gene encoding trehalose operon repressor — protein sequence MNKKNKFFDIYLELEHDITSGVYPAGTLLPSENVLAKRFSVSRETIRKALVLLLENGCIQKLQGKGSIVIDRERYSFPVSGLTSFKELQESEHMNATTKVIKNERTTLPDRIADFAGLQRGSSCLEILRVRYIEEATILDYDYLLDETIEPIENSILEDSLYQYLENEKGYEISYAQKEITVEPLNATDKKYLALHGDTHVVVVKSTVFLKDTTLFQYTESRHRLDKFRFIDFARRR from the coding sequence TTGAATAAAAAAAATAAATTTTTCGATATTTATTTAGAACTAGAGCATGATATTACATCAGGCGTTTATCCGGCAGGGACATTACTTCCAAGTGAAAATGTTCTGGCTAAGCGTTTTTCAGTATCCCGTGAAACTATTAGAAAAGCACTCGTATTATTACTCGAAAATGGCTGCATTCAGAAACTTCAAGGAAAAGGATCTATTGTCATTGATCGAGAGCGATATTCATTTCCTGTTTCTGGACTTACTAGCTTTAAGGAATTGCAAGAGTCTGAGCATATGAATGCAACGACAAAAGTTATTAAAAATGAACGAACGACCTTACCAGATCGAATTGCTGACTTCGCGGGACTTCAGCGCGGGTCTTCATGTCTCGAAATTTTACGAGTACGTTATATAGAAGAAGCAACTATATTAGATTATGATTATTTACTAGATGAAACGATCGAACCAATTGAAAACAGTATCCTTGAAGATTCGCTGTATCAATATTTAGAAAATGAAAAAGGCTACGAAATAAGTTATGCACAAAAAGAAATTACTGTGGAGCCGTTAAATGCTACTGATAAAAAATATTTAGCACTCCATGGAGATACGCATGTTGTTGTCGTAAAAAGCACAGTGTTTTTAAAAGATACTACGCTATTTCAATATACAGAATCTCGCCATCGACTGGATAAGTTTCGTTTTATTGATTTTGCTAGAAGGCGCTAA
- the treC gene encoding alpha,alpha-phosphotrehalase: MTTFAQKTIYQVYPKSFFDTDGDGIGDIPGITAKLDYLQKLGVEMIWINPFYPSPQNDNGYDIADYTAVDPLFGTMHDVSTLIREGKKRNIGIMIDLVLNHTSTEHPWFQKALAGDPFYRDFYFFREGKRDGTPPTNWESKFGGNAWEKLPNSAEYYLHLYDVTQADLNWENPNVRDALYDVVNFWIDKGVEGFRLDVLNVISKPKFLEDDFEGDGRRFYTDGPKIHTYLKELHERTFGEKPIITVGEMSSTDIANCVRYSNPEEKELSMVFHFHHLKVDYPNGEKWRLGEMNFATLKSIFHTWQVAMSEENGWDALFWNNHDQPRALGRFVSDSPAHNYHAATLLAATTHFMRGTPFIYMGEEIGMMNPKFPTINDYVDIETLNHFDILQQQGFSEAEVMAIIKERSRDNSRTPMQWDNTENAGFTTGKPWLKVAENASEINAQQALQTKTSIFYFYQRLIALRKEYPVIQNGDYTPTLTDEDSVIAYTRSLEDSKLLSIHNFALEKQILTLPSEFSNAKILLSNYQREELNSTIELSPYETLTLLQ, encoded by the coding sequence ATGACAACTTTTGCTCAAAAAACAATTTATCAAGTTTATCCAAAATCTTTTTTTGATACAGATGGTGACGGGATTGGCGATATTCCTGGAATCACTGCTAAACTTGATTATCTACAAAAATTAGGGGTTGAAATGATTTGGATTAATCCATTTTATCCTTCCCCTCAAAATGATAACGGTTATGACATAGCCGACTATACAGCTGTTGATCCGTTGTTTGGAACGATGCATGATGTTTCTACTCTGATTCGTGAAGGAAAAAAAAGAAACATTGGAATTATGATTGATTTAGTACTTAATCATACTTCTACTGAACATCCTTGGTTTCAAAAGGCTTTGGCGGGTGATCCATTTTACCGTGACTTCTATTTTTTCCGTGAAGGTAAGAGAGACGGCACTCCTCCAACAAACTGGGAATCCAAATTTGGTGGTAATGCTTGGGAAAAATTACCCAATTCGGCAGAGTACTACTTGCATTTATATGATGTCACACAAGCTGATTTGAACTGGGAAAATCCTAATGTCCGGGATGCACTTTATGATGTAGTTAATTTTTGGATTGATAAAGGTGTGGAAGGTTTCCGACTAGATGTCCTTAATGTTATTTCGAAACCTAAATTTTTAGAAGATGATTTTGAAGGTGATGGCAGACGTTTCTATACGGATGGTCCTAAAATTCACACTTATTTAAAGGAACTACATGAACGCACTTTTGGTGAAAAACCAATTATTACTGTTGGCGAGATGTCGTCTACTGATATCGCTAATTGTGTTCGCTATAGTAATCCGGAAGAAAAAGAATTATCCATGGTATTTCATTTTCATCATCTGAAAGTAGATTATCCAAATGGTGAAAAATGGCGTTTAGGGGAAATGAATTTTGCAACTTTAAAATCTATTTTCCATACATGGCAAGTAGCTATGTCTGAGGAAAACGGTTGGGATGCGCTGTTTTGGAATAATCACGATCAGCCAAGAGCTCTGGGGCGATTTGTCTCTGATTCGCCTGCACATAATTATCATGCCGCTACCCTACTTGCTGCAACAACTCATTTTATGCGTGGTACTCCGTTTATTTACATGGGCGAAGAAATTGGGATGATGAATCCAAAATTCCCTACGATTAATGATTATGTTGATATTGAAACTCTAAATCATTTCGATATTTTACAACAACAAGGATTTTCTGAAGCAGAAGTAATGGCGATTATTAAAGAACGCTCCCGTGATAATAGCCGCACACCAATGCAATGGGATAATACTGAAAATGCAGGTTTTACAACTGGAAAACCTTGGCTAAAAGTAGCAGAAAATGCAAGTGAAATTAATGCTCAGCAAGCTTTACAAACGAAAACAAGTATTTTCTATTTTTACCAAAGATTAATAGCTCTACGGAAAGAATATCCTGTCATTCAAAATGGCGATTATACACCTACTCTTACGGATGAAGATTCTGTTATCGCTTATACACGTTCGCTTGAAGATTCTAAGCTACTCTCGATTCACAACTTTGCTTTAGAAAAGCAGATTTTAACGCTTCCAAGTGAATTCTCAAATGCTAAAATCTTACTTTCTAACTATCAGCGGGAAGAGCTTAATTCGACCATAGAGCTTTCTCCTTACGAAACACTAACTTTACTTCAATAA